One region of Vibrio zhugei genomic DNA includes:
- a CDS encoding NADH:flavin oxidoreductase — translation MSQFDVLFQPLKINNTTIRNRIVSTAHAEVYATDGGMTTDRYVKYYEEKAKGGCGLCICGGSSVVSIDSPQSWWSSVNLSTDRIIPHFQNLADAVHKHGGKIMIQISHMGRRSRWDGENWPNLMSPSGVREPVHRATCKTIEEEEIWRVIGDFAKAAVRAKEGGLDGVELSAVHQHIIDQFWSPRVNKRTDQWGGSFENRMRFGMEVVKAVRAAVGPDFVVGMRITGDEFHPDGLTHDDMKQIAAYYNDTKMIDFFGVVGSGCDTHNTLANVIPNMSYPPEPFLHLAAGIKEVVSVPVIHAQNIKDPNQAKRILEAGYVDFVGMTRAHIADPHLITKIKLDQTDQIRQCVGANYCIDRQYMGLDVLCIQNAATSREYMGMPHIIEKTTGPVRKVVVIGGGPAGLESARVAAERGHHVTLIEKAPELGGQVSIAAKAPQRDQMAGITRWLEMELTRLNVDVILETAATADMIRELAPDVCILATGGTPFIEQNPDWGADEGLVVSSWDILNGTVEPGDNVLVFDTICEFSGMSAADYLTAKGAKVELVTDDIKPGVGIGGTTFPTYYRSLYEKEVIMTADLALIKVYREGENLVAVLENEYTEQKEERVVDQVVVENGTRPNEALYYELKAESANKGQIDVETLFDAKPQPVLSEAHDGMILWRIGDCVSQRNVHAAIYDALRLCKDL, via the coding sequence ATGTCTCAGTTCGATGTTCTGTTCCAACCATTAAAAATTAATAATACGACGATTCGTAACCGTATTGTCAGTACTGCCCACGCCGAAGTGTATGCGACCGATGGCGGTATGACGACGGATCGCTATGTCAAATATTACGAAGAAAAAGCCAAAGGTGGCTGTGGTTTATGCATCTGCGGTGGATCCAGTGTGGTGTCGATTGATAGTCCACAAAGCTGGTGGAGCTCGGTGAATTTGTCCACCGATCGCATTATCCCTCATTTTCAAAATTTGGCCGATGCGGTGCATAAGCATGGTGGCAAAATCATGATTCAAATTTCTCATATGGGACGTCGTTCACGTTGGGATGGAGAAAATTGGCCGAATTTAATGTCGCCTTCAGGGGTGCGTGAGCCTGTGCATCGCGCGACGTGTAAAACCATTGAAGAAGAAGAAATCTGGCGGGTTATTGGTGATTTTGCCAAGGCGGCGGTACGTGCCAAAGAAGGCGGGCTCGATGGGGTTGAGCTATCAGCGGTTCACCAACATATCATTGATCAATTTTGGTCACCACGGGTGAATAAGCGCACCGACCAATGGGGTGGGAGCTTTGAGAATCGCATGCGTTTTGGTATGGAAGTGGTCAAAGCGGTTCGCGCTGCGGTCGGACCTGATTTTGTGGTGGGTATGCGTATCACTGGCGATGAGTTTCACCCCGACGGGTTAACGCATGACGACATGAAGCAAATAGCGGCGTATTACAATGACACTAAGATGATCGACTTTTTTGGCGTGGTCGGTTCAGGATGTGATACACACAACACGTTAGCCAACGTCATTCCCAATATGAGTTATCCACCTGAGCCTTTCCTCCACTTGGCGGCTGGAATCAAAGAAGTGGTGTCTGTCCCAGTGATTCATGCACAAAATATTAAAGATCCGAATCAAGCCAAACGCATTTTAGAGGCCGGTTATGTGGATTTTGTCGGCATGACTCGCGCGCACATTGCCGATCCGCATTTGATTACTAAAATCAAGCTCGATCAAACTGATCAAATTCGCCAATGTGTAGGCGCCAACTATTGTATTGATCGCCAATATATGGGGTTGGATGTGTTGTGCATTCAAAATGCTGCCACGTCGCGAGAGTACATGGGCATGCCGCATATCATTGAAAAAACCACTGGACCCGTTCGTAAAGTGGTGGTCATCGGTGGCGGCCCCGCAGGTTTAGAATCTGCAAGGGTGGCCGCAGAGCGCGGGCATCATGTCACCTTAATTGAAAAAGCCCCTGAGCTAGGAGGGCAAGTTAGCATTGCGGCCAAAGCACCGCAGCGCGATCAAATGGCGGGTATTACGCGTTGGCTAGAAATGGAGCTCACTCGCCTGAATGTTGACGTCATTTTAGAGACCGCGGCAACTGCGGATATGATTCGAGAGCTGGCACCTGATGTCTGTATTTTGGCTACCGGCGGCACGCCATTTATCGAGCAAAACCCTGACTGGGGGGCCGATGAAGGCTTGGTCGTGTCTTCTTGGGACATTCTTAATGGCACGGTAGAACCGGGCGACAATGTCTTGGTATTCGATACTATTTGTGAGTTTTCGGGCATGTCGGCAGCGGATTACTTAACCGCGAAAGGCGCAAAAGTTGAGCTTGTCACGGACGATATCAAACCCGGAGTGGGCATTGGAGGCACGACGTTCCCGACCTATTATCGAAGCTTATATGAAAAAGAAGTCATTATGACTGCCGATCTGGCGCTGATTAAGGTGTATCGCGAGGGCGAGAACTTAGTGGCGGTTTTAGAAAATGAGTATACCGAGCAAAAAGAAGAGCGCGTCGTAGACCAAGTGGTGGTTGAAAATGGCACTCGCCCTAATGAAGCGTTGTATTATGAACTCAAGGCTGAATCGGCCAATAAAGGGCAGATTGACGTAGAAACGTTGTTTGATGCCAAGCCACAGCCTGTGTTATCTGAAGCACATGACGGCATGATTCTATGGCGCATCGGGGATTGTGTCTCGCAACGAAACGTGCATGCCGCGATTTATGACGCATTACGTTTGTGCAAAGATTTGTAG
- a CDS encoding electron transfer flavoprotein subunit beta, whose protein sequence is MPLNRVKVSTLISIGAHPDTGRARRSNTDARAVELALGLNPSELDVVHAGDPSDPALAYYSGMGLEQIRVLAQAAEDDALSTLTAYFQHAMPDIILTGMRAEDGESSGMLPFFLAQQLHCPMVMGIAEILSIEEGKAKVLQALPRGQRRAIQVALPFVASVDLAASVPRQSAFGRARHCDVVTHEVAEHVVDEERQSWEQSPAKPRAKRLKVVKAKSAADRFKAATAKAESTGGRVIKDEPIDDMAQAVLDLLIEEHVVHQS, encoded by the coding sequence ATGCCGCTTAATAGAGTAAAGGTCAGCACGTTAATATCCATTGGTGCTCATCCCGATACCGGGCGAGCACGGCGCTCTAATACGGACGCACGAGCGGTTGAACTGGCACTGGGATTGAATCCGAGTGAGCTTGATGTGGTGCATGCAGGCGATCCGAGCGATCCCGCACTGGCGTATTACAGCGGTATGGGATTGGAGCAGATTCGTGTCTTAGCGCAGGCCGCGGAAGACGATGCACTTAGTACACTTACCGCTTATTTTCAGCACGCGATGCCAGATATTATCTTAACTGGGATGCGAGCCGAAGATGGGGAGTCGTCTGGAATGCTGCCATTTTTTCTTGCGCAGCAATTGCACTGTCCCATGGTTATGGGAATTGCAGAAATATTATCCATCGAGGAAGGAAAAGCCAAAGTATTACAAGCGTTACCGCGCGGACAACGTCGTGCGATTCAAGTGGCGTTACCTTTTGTGGCCAGTGTTGACTTGGCGGCGAGTGTCCCGCGCCAGAGTGCATTTGGGCGCGCGAGACACTGTGACGTTGTCACTCATGAAGTGGCAGAGCATGTGGTTGATGAGGAGAGGCAAAGCTGGGAGCAAAGCCCAGCTAAACCGAGAGCCAAGCGTTTGAAAGTCGTCAAAGCCAAAAGTGCTGCGGACCGTTTTAAAGCGGCGACGGCGAAAGCCGAGTCCACCGGGGGACGCGTGATTAAGGATGAGCCGATAGACGATATGGCTCAAGCAGTATTGGATTTACTGATTGAAGAGCATGTTGTTCATCAGTCATAA
- a CDS encoding (Fe-S)-binding protein produces MFLESLLPVLVVTATFLAVVGMIRRIMMWRKGQAENVAIFAGLAAIPRRYLVDLHHVVARDKVMSNTHVATAGGFVLSVLLIFMVHVFDFAPQILSWLLLAALLMMGTGAVFVALRRVNPPSRLSKGPWMRLPKSLLMFSVGFLVATLPASGLLSGEAFNVLASLFLLAAIVWGLGEMFLGMGWGGPMKHAFAGALHLAFHRRPERFGGGRSTGLKAVDLNASKLGVENPTDFKWNQLLGFDACVQCGRCEAVCPAFAAGQPLNPKKLIQDMVVGFAGGTDEKYAGSPYPGKHIGDAKGNPHQPIVGGVVNADTLWSCTTCRACVEECPMMIEHVDAIVDMRRFLTLEKGETPSKGVEVLENIIFTDNPNGHAPNKRAHWAADQNLNVMSDVKRADVLFWVSDGAFDMRSQRILKAFVTILKAAKIDVAILGDEELDCGDVARRLGDDATYQRLAQQNIRTLNKYDFDCIVTTDPHAFHCLKNEYPEFYPQGETPDYQVWHHTTFINQLVEKGLIRLGSLSVQKVTYHDPCYLGRYNGEYDSPRAVLKQLGVEIAEMERSGFRSRCCGGGGGAPITDIPGERRIADMRMDDIRETGAELVAVGCQQCTAMLEGVVEPRPEVKDIAELVAEQLLEPTQTALEEWQPAKISAVASV; encoded by the coding sequence ATGTTCCTAGAATCATTACTTCCCGTGCTCGTTGTGACTGCCACGTTTTTGGCAGTGGTGGGCATGATACGTCGCATCATGATGTGGCGTAAAGGACAAGCCGAAAACGTCGCGATCTTCGCTGGGCTTGCGGCGATTCCTCGTCGCTATTTAGTCGACCTGCATCATGTTGTTGCACGCGATAAGGTCATGTCGAATACGCATGTGGCCACCGCCGGGGGATTTGTATTATCAGTGTTGCTGATTTTTATGGTGCATGTCTTTGATTTTGCCCCCCAAATTCTCTCCTGGTTGTTACTCGCGGCTTTACTCATGATGGGCACTGGTGCGGTGTTTGTGGCTCTAAGGCGCGTCAATCCACCAAGTCGTTTATCGAAAGGTCCGTGGATGCGTCTACCGAAAAGCTTGTTGATGTTCTCGGTGGGTTTTTTAGTGGCTACCTTACCTGCGTCTGGCCTGCTCTCTGGAGAGGCATTTAATGTGTTGGCATCGCTTTTCTTGCTGGCTGCGATTGTGTGGGGGTTAGGTGAGATGTTTTTAGGGATGGGATGGGGTGGCCCAATGAAGCACGCCTTTGCTGGCGCACTGCATTTAGCATTTCATCGTCGTCCTGAACGCTTTGGTGGTGGCCGTTCAACGGGTCTGAAAGCTGTGGACTTGAATGCGAGTAAATTGGGAGTAGAAAATCCGACGGATTTTAAGTGGAATCAGTTGCTTGGATTTGATGCTTGCGTGCAATGTGGCCGCTGTGAAGCCGTATGCCCCGCCTTCGCGGCGGGTCAGCCACTGAACCCGAAAAAACTCATCCAAGATATGGTCGTCGGCTTTGCTGGGGGAACCGATGAGAAATACGCGGGCAGTCCGTATCCAGGCAAACATATTGGCGACGCGAAAGGCAATCCACATCAACCCATCGTGGGCGGTGTGGTCAATGCAGACACTTTGTGGTCATGTACCACATGTCGCGCCTGTGTTGAAGAATGTCCGATGATGATTGAACATGTAGATGCGATTGTTGATATGCGTCGCTTCTTGACCTTAGAGAAAGGTGAGACGCCGAGTAAAGGGGTGGAAGTATTAGAAAATATCATTTTCACCGATAACCCTAATGGTCATGCCCCAAACAAACGTGCCCATTGGGCGGCGGATCAAAACCTGAATGTTATGTCCGACGTTAAACGCGCGGATGTTTTGTTCTGGGTCTCTGATGGGGCGTTTGATATGCGCAGCCAACGCATCTTGAAAGCGTTTGTGACTATTTTAAAAGCCGCGAAGATTGATGTGGCGATTTTAGGCGACGAAGAGCTCGATTGTGGTGATGTTGCCCGTCGTTTGGGAGATGACGCGACCTATCAGCGCCTCGCGCAACAAAATATCCGCACTTTAAACAAATACGATTTCGATTGCATTGTTACCACCGATCCGCATGCCTTCCATTGTTTGAAAAATGAATATCCAGAGTTTTATCCGCAAGGCGAAACTCCGGATTATCAAGTGTGGCATCACACCACGTTTATCAACCAGTTGGTTGAAAAAGGCTTGATTCGCCTCGGTTCCTTGTCAGTCCAAAAAGTGACCTATCACGATCCCTGTTACCTAGGCCGGTACAACGGAGAATATGATTCGCCTCGCGCGGTATTGAAACAGTTGGGCGTCGAGATTGCGGAAATGGAACGCTCAGGATTTCGCTCACGTTGCTGTGGAGGCGGCGGCGGTGCGCCGATTACCGATATTCCTGGAGAACGTCGTATCGCGGACATGCGCATGGATGACATTCGTGAAACAGGCGCTGAGTTGGTCGCCGTCGGTTGCCAGCAATGTACTGCGATGCTGGAAGGTGTCGTTGAGCCGCGACCAGAAGTGAAAGACATTGCTGAACTGGTGGCAGAGCAACTGCTTGAACCGACACAGACGGCCCTTGAAGAGTGGCAGCCCGCTAAAATCAGTGCTGTGGCATCCGTATAG
- a CDS encoding electron transfer flavoprotein subunit alpha/FixB family protein: MADYIIRRDPRAEWIRRNRLHPEHDSMRIQPVEEMGPNGLLRRYPHRVGYLGPNGLKRIDRLHRQVAATGVSRHRQSDETVLPLHQVSHPDFYVVVVPDMSGGRLSSHDKDVLGQAYQLVKQSDGQGAVVAVVFGAHKEEGFTLAGVDRLVTIEAACFEHYVPDVRAQVLAAIDTQLAPMYWLFPDSIDGGFEIGARFCALIHERPATQAWSVNTSEVVCRAAGGRHDVKRTTPKVLLLAQECALPVDETRHEARPMAVTFEITQGDLEDLGAVAVDPQAVPLTEAEFILSAGNGVHEWARFHEAAERLGATEGASRVAVDDGFMPRSRQVGATGSWVTARVYIAVGISGAIQHLQGIGACDKVIAVNTDEGCDMVKRADLSVIADSDEFLRALIGLLSDKHAEERQDAA, encoded by the coding sequence ATGGCAGATTACATTATACGACGCGACCCTAGAGCGGAGTGGATTCGGCGCAACCGCCTTCATCCTGAACATGACAGTATGCGGATTCAGCCAGTAGAAGAAATGGGACCGAACGGCTTGTTACGCCGTTATCCCCATCGAGTGGGGTATCTTGGCCCCAATGGACTCAAACGCATAGACCGTTTACATCGCCAAGTGGCCGCCACTGGGGTGTCTCGCCATCGTCAATCGGATGAAACAGTATTACCCCTGCATCAGGTCAGTCATCCCGATTTCTATGTGGTAGTAGTTCCTGATATGTCAGGCGGACGTTTATCAAGTCATGATAAAGACGTGCTAGGGCAAGCGTATCAGTTGGTGAAACAAAGTGACGGTCAGGGAGCGGTAGTGGCCGTCGTGTTTGGCGCGCATAAAGAAGAGGGGTTCACGTTGGCTGGGGTTGATCGCCTAGTGACAATTGAAGCCGCGTGCTTTGAGCACTATGTCCCAGATGTGCGAGCTCAAGTGTTAGCGGCGATCGACACCCAATTGGCTCCTATGTACTGGTTGTTTCCTGACAGTATCGATGGCGGGTTTGAAATCGGCGCTCGTTTCTGTGCGCTGATACACGAGCGCCCGGCAACTCAGGCTTGGTCAGTCAATACCAGTGAGGTGGTATGCCGCGCAGCGGGAGGACGCCATGATGTGAAACGGACGACGCCTAAAGTGCTGCTATTGGCACAAGAGTGTGCACTGCCAGTTGATGAGACGCGGCATGAAGCTCGCCCCATGGCCGTCACGTTTGAGATCACTCAAGGAGACCTTGAGGATTTGGGCGCTGTTGCTGTCGATCCACAGGCGGTTCCATTGACCGAGGCGGAGTTTATCCTCTCGGCGGGCAATGGCGTGCACGAATGGGCTCGATTCCATGAGGCGGCTGAGCGATTAGGTGCGACAGAAGGGGCGAGTCGTGTCGCAGTGGATGATGGCTTCATGCCACGCTCGCGTCAAGTTGGCGCCACTGGAAGCTGGGTCACCGCGCGTGTGTACATCGCGGTTGGCATTTCAGGTGCGATTCAGCATCTACAAGGGATTGGAGCTTGCGATAAAGTGATTGCAGTCAACACCGATGAAGGATGTGACATGGTCAAACGCGCTGATCTTAGTGTGATTGCCGACAGTGATGAGTTTTTAAGAGCATTGATCGGTTTGCTATCCGATAAGCATGCAGAGGAACGACAAGATGCCGCTTAA
- a CDS encoding ISL3 family transposase has translation MNHTFLSSFWEGFHVVKSAQTSSLITITLKPSTTARCSCGQYVQAIHDYQWRTIKEAMMLGVPVELSVQTRRIKCPDCGIKTESISWLEPFARLTNRLRSYIEQLLPLLPIKHISQMTGVHWHTIKEIDKRRLKNGVPEVNWAELKQLVMDEFALFKGHRYATVIADAKTHQVLWIGVGRSRQDIRPFFELLGQYCQNIEAVAMDMNTAFDLEVQQHCLNARIVYDLFHVVTKFGREVMDRVRVDQANQLKQDKKARQWIKRSRWILLKNRGNLDSKQESYLSEILSMNKDLMVTYLLGSQLKELWRCQSESEARDLWDVWWGQVQESGIKPLMDFARKLKPYLHGIVASACYPLNTCTLEGINNKIKLIKRMGYGYRDTDYFFLKIKAAFPGKPR, from the coding sequence ATGAATCATACTTTTCTATCCTCTTTTTGGGAAGGCTTTCATGTCGTAAAGTCTGCTCAAACGTCTTCTCTTATCACCATTACTCTCAAACCCAGCACAACCGCTCGGTGTTCATGTGGGCAATATGTTCAAGCCATACATGATTATCAGTGGCGAACGATTAAGGAAGCGATGATGCTCGGCGTACCTGTCGAACTATCCGTACAAACAAGGCGTATCAAGTGCCCTGACTGTGGTATCAAAACCGAATCTATTTCTTGGCTTGAACCTTTTGCGCGCCTAACTAACCGCTTACGTAGTTATATTGAACAGTTGCTGCCTCTTCTTCCTATTAAGCATATTTCCCAGATGACGGGCGTTCATTGGCACACGATTAAGGAGATAGATAAGCGCCGACTAAAAAATGGGGTGCCAGAGGTCAACTGGGCCGAGCTGAAACAACTGGTCATGGATGAGTTTGCGCTCTTTAAGGGACATCGTTATGCCACCGTTATCGCGGATGCTAAGACGCATCAAGTGCTGTGGATAGGCGTTGGACGAAGTCGACAAGATATCCGTCCCTTCTTTGAGTTACTTGGTCAGTATTGCCAGAACATAGAGGCGGTTGCGATGGATATGAATACGGCTTTCGACCTCGAAGTGCAGCAACATTGCCTCAACGCTCGCATTGTGTACGACTTATTTCATGTGGTCACCAAATTTGGTCGGGAAGTGATGGATAGAGTCAGAGTTGATCAAGCGAATCAACTCAAACAAGACAAGAAAGCACGCCAATGGATTAAGCGCTCTCGCTGGATTCTCCTTAAAAACAGAGGCAACTTAGACAGTAAGCAGGAGAGCTACCTAAGTGAGATACTGAGTATGAACAAGGACTTAATGGTGACGTATTTACTTGGCTCTCAGCTTAAAGAGTTATGGCGATGCCAGTCAGAAAGCGAAGCGAGAGACTTATGGGACGTATGGTGGGGGCAAGTTCAAGAAAGCGGGATCAAGCCGCTTATGGACTTCGCAAGAAAGCTCAAACCTTATCTTCATGGCATCGTTGCTTCTGCATGCTATCCACTCAATACCTGTACGCTCGAGGGCATAAACAACAAGATAAAGTTAATCAAGCGAATGGGTTACGGCTATCGAGATACTGATTACTTCTTTTTAAAGATAAAAGCGGCTTTCCCCGGAAAGCCGCGATGA
- a CDS encoding BCCT family transporter, whose product MKSAVESRKRYNKRKTKELYHTDYCIGQDNVNVWGMDIHNPVFGTSAALILLFIVLTLVFPDGANHILTTARSWSINNFDWFFIVGCNIFVLFCVFLLLSPVGKIRLGGKDAKAQFSYLSWFSMLFAAGMGIGLMFWSVAEPVAYYTDWFGTPLNVAARTEEARTLALSATIYHWGLHPWAIYAVVGLALAFFSYNKGLPLTIRSAFFPLLGERCWGAIGNFIDILAVLATIFGLATSLGFGAQQAAAGLSHLFGISNGLGTQIGFIIVVTTIAIISVARGLDAGVKILSNINMFIAAGLIALIVVVGPTLSIVHTFGDIAVGYVDNFIPLSNWIGRDDAEWFHGWTVFYWAWWVSWSPFVGMFIARVSKGRTVREFITAVLLIPTLVTMVWLSVMGGTALQQTTSGIGELSSGISDVALAMYQMFDHLPVSTLLSVVGTLLILVFFVTSSDSGSLVIDSIIAGGKEDVPVGQRVFWAVVEGLIAMTLLVGGGSEALTALQAGAVTTGLPFTLVLIIMCWSLYKGLRSEQHLYTKPAVV is encoded by the coding sequence ATGAAAAGTGCAGTCGAAAGTCGCAAGCGCTATAACAAGCGTAAGACGAAAGAGTTGTATCATACCGATTATTGTATTGGGCAGGACAACGTCAATGTTTGGGGGATGGATATCCATAATCCGGTCTTTGGCACCAGTGCTGCTCTGATTCTTTTGTTTATTGTGCTTACCTTAGTATTTCCTGACGGAGCAAACCACATACTGACCACTGCACGCAGTTGGTCAATCAATAACTTTGATTGGTTTTTCATCGTTGGATGCAATATTTTCGTGTTGTTTTGCGTGTTTTTGTTGTTGTCACCGGTAGGAAAAATCCGTTTAGGTGGCAAAGATGCGAAAGCTCAGTTTTCTTATCTCTCTTGGTTTAGCATGTTGTTTGCGGCTGGGATGGGGATTGGCCTGATGTTTTGGAGCGTCGCAGAGCCTGTGGCTTACTATACCGATTGGTTTGGTACGCCATTAAATGTCGCTGCTCGTACGGAAGAGGCAAGAACACTGGCACTCAGTGCGACCATTTATCATTGGGGATTGCACCCGTGGGCAATTTACGCGGTGGTCGGGTTGGCCTTGGCGTTTTTCTCCTACAATAAAGGCTTGCCATTGACCATCCGCTCGGCGTTTTTCCCATTGTTAGGAGAGCGCTGCTGGGGCGCGATCGGCAATTTTATTGATATCCTTGCTGTGCTTGCAACCATATTTGGTTTAGCCACCTCGCTAGGGTTTGGTGCGCAGCAAGCCGCTGCAGGGCTCAGTCACCTGTTTGGGATATCCAATGGTCTCGGGACACAAATTGGATTTATTATTGTGGTGACGACCATCGCGATCATCTCCGTCGCGCGTGGGCTAGATGCGGGGGTTAAGATCTTAAGTAATATCAATATGTTCATTGCTGCTGGGCTCATCGCACTGATTGTTGTCGTTGGACCAACACTGTCGATTGTTCATACGTTTGGTGATATTGCCGTCGGGTATGTGGATAATTTCATCCCACTGTCTAATTGGATTGGCCGTGATGACGCGGAGTGGTTTCATGGCTGGACCGTGTTTTATTGGGCATGGTGGGTCTCTTGGTCTCCATTTGTCGGTATGTTTATCGCACGCGTATCGAAAGGACGTACTGTAAGAGAGTTTATTACCGCTGTTCTATTGATTCCAACTTTGGTGACCATGGTTTGGTTAAGTGTGATGGGCGGAACGGCATTACAACAAACGACCAGTGGTATTGGTGAGTTATCGAGTGGTATTAGTGATGTTGCGTTAGCGATGTATCAAATGTTCGACCATCTTCCCGTGAGTACGTTATTGTCTGTTGTCGGCACTCTGCTCATTTTAGTGTTTTTCGTGACCTCTTCAGACTCGGGCTCGCTAGTTATTGACAGCATTATCGCTGGTGGTAAAGAGGATGTCCCGGTTGGCCAACGCGTATTTTGGGCGGTGGTCGAAGGGCTCATAGCCATGACGCTGCTTGTTGGCGGCGGCTCAGAGGCATTAACCGCGCTACAAGCGGGCGCCGTCACGACAGGATTGCCGTTTACCTTAGTTCTGATCATCATGTGTTGGAGCCTATATAAAGGGTTACGCTCTGAGCAGCACCTATATACTAAGCCTGCGGTCGTGTAA
- a CDS encoding dipeptidase codes for MNATDLHDDAIVIDGLVIAKWERELFEDMRKGGITAANCTVSVWEGFQNTVDNIVAMNALLDENSDLVLKVRKTEDIRRAKQAGKTGVMMGFQNAHAFEDQLGYVQIFKDLGVGVVQMCYNTQNLVGTGCYERDGGLSGFGHEIVAEMNDVGMMCDLSHVGAHTSKEVILASKKPVCYSHCLPSGLKDHPRNKSDEELKFIADHGGFVGVTMFAPFLKNGIHSTVDDYVEAIAYIYNLVGEDQIGIGTDFTQGHGQSFFEWLTHDKGYARRLTNFGEIINPDGIRTLGDFPNLTEALLRHGFTEPQVRKIMGENWLRVLGDVWGE; via the coding sequence ATGAACGCAACGGATTTGCATGATGATGCGATAGTGATTGATGGGTTGGTCATCGCAAAGTGGGAACGTGAACTATTTGAAGACATGCGCAAAGGTGGAATTACGGCCGCGAACTGCACGGTTTCTGTATGGGAAGGCTTTCAAAACACGGTCGACAACATCGTTGCGATGAATGCATTACTGGATGAAAACAGTGATCTTGTATTAAAAGTTCGCAAAACAGAAGACATTCGTCGTGCCAAGCAGGCAGGTAAAACCGGCGTGATGATGGGATTTCAAAACGCGCATGCCTTCGAAGATCAGCTGGGTTATGTTCAGATATTTAAAGACCTAGGCGTCGGTGTCGTGCAAATGTGTTACAACACCCAGAATTTAGTGGGCACGGGCTGCTACGAGCGTGACGGTGGCTTGTCAGGTTTTGGCCATGAAATTGTCGCCGAAATGAATGACGTCGGCATGATGTGTGATTTGTCACACGTTGGTGCGCACACCTCCAAGGAAGTCATTCTGGCATCTAAAAAACCCGTGTGTTACTCACACTGTCTACCGAGCGGTTTAAAAGACCACCCACGTAACAAATCCGATGAAGAACTTAAATTCATTGCCGACCATGGTGGCTTTGTCGGCGTGACCATGTTTGCTCCTTTCTTGAAAAACGGCATCCACTCGACGGTTGATGATTATGTTGAGGCGATTGCGTATATCTATAACCTCGTCGGAGAAGATCAAATTGGGATTGGGACGGACTTTACGCAAGGCCACGGTCAGTCATTCTTTGAATGGTTAACCCATGATAAAGGGTATGCCCGTCGATTAACGAATTTTGGTGAAATCATCAATCCTGACGGCATTCGTACTTTGGGGGATTTCCCAAATCTGACTGAGGCGCTATTACGTCATGGTTTTACCGAACCGCAAGTGCGCAAGATTATGGGTGAGAACTGGCTTCGTGTTTTAGGCGATGTGTGGGGCGAGTAG
- a CDS encoding DUF5943 domain-containing protein yields MSTHAPEMPIMVDDETGVWTTDGLPMLYVPRHFFVNNHMGIEEEIGAERYADILYKAGYKSAYYWCEKEAQEHGLSGEAVFEHYMKRLSQRGWGFFIIEHLDIAKGEARVRLEHSCFVYQYGKVNRKVDYMFTGWFAGAMDQVGQSMGLNTATHAVQIQSGAEDGCEFGLFDVAPIA; encoded by the coding sequence ATGAGCACACATGCACCAGAAATGCCAATTATGGTTGATGATGAAACTGGCGTTTGGACCACCGATGGGTTGCCAATGTTGTATGTTCCACGCCACTTTTTTGTCAACAACCATATGGGGATAGAAGAAGAAATTGGCGCAGAACGCTACGCAGACATCTTATATAAAGCGGGATATAAGTCAGCCTACTATTGGTGTGAAAAGGAAGCCCAAGAACATGGCTTAAGTGGTGAAGCGGTGTTTGAACACTATATGAAGCGTTTATCACAGCGTGGATGGGGTTTTTTCATCATTGAGCATTTAGACATTGCCAAAGGCGAAGCACGCGTTCGGTTAGAACATTCTTGTTTTGTTTATCAATACGGCAAGGTGAATCGCAAAGTCGATTATATGTTTACTGGCTGGTTTGCCGGAGCAATGGATCAAGTTGGTCAAAGCATGGGATTGAACACGGCCACCCATGCGGTACAAATACAAAGTGGTGCGGAAGACGGGTGTGAATTTGGCCTGTTCGATGTGGCACCCATCGCGTAG